From Campylobacter showae:
CGGCTACTGGCAGGGCAAAAATTACCTTGCCCTGGGCGCTTACGCGGTCGGATTTTGGCTGGATCATCGTTTTTATAACGCTTCAAATTTAAATGCCTACGTAAAAAATCCGCACGCTAAAAAAATCGAAAATTTAAGCGCGGACGAGCTAAATTTAGAGCGTATATTTTTAGGCGCTAGAAGCATCGTGGGTATCGATAAAAACAGCCTAAACGCCGAGCAAGAGCAAAGAGCTTTGCTACTAAAAAAGAGCGGGAAATTAAAATTTAAAAACGGGCGATATTACACTAAAAATTTCCTCACCGCGGATGAAATTTCTTTATTTATCGCGGGTTGATTTATGCAAATTTGAGATAAAAAACGCTAAAATGAACGCTTTAAAATAAAATTTAGGATAAAAAATGTTTGGCATGAGCTTACCCGAGATCATCGTCATAGCCGTCATCGCGGTATTATTTTTAGGACCCGATAAGCTTCCTAGCGCGATGGTCGAGATAGCGAAATTTTTTAAAACCGTTAAAAAAACGGTCAATGACGCAAAAAGTAGCTTCGATCAAGAGATAAAAATCCAAGAACTCAAAGAGGACGCGAAAAAATATAAAGAAAGCATCGCAAAAACAACCGAAACGGTGCGAAAAAAGCTCACGTTTGAGGAGCTTGACGAGCTCAAAAAGGGCGTAAACGACGTCGCTAGCGGCATCACGGACGGCCTAAACGACGTAAAAAAGAGCGTCGAAGCGGTCAAAAATCCGGGCGAAGCCGTCAAAAACGCCGTTTTAGGCGATAACGAGAAAAAAGAGGCGTAATGTTTGAAGAGCTAAAACCGCATTTAGTAGAACTTAGAAAAAGGCTTTTCATCAGCGTCATGACCGTGATCGTGATGTTTGTAGTGTGCTTTAGCTTTTGGAATCAAATTTTAGACTTTATCATCGCGCCGCTGCAAAACACTCTGCCCGATAACCAAAAAATGGTCTTTCTCGAAGTGCAAGAGCCATTTTTCGTAGCGATGAAGGTGGCGTTTTTTACGGGATTTTTGCTCTCGTTGCCCATCATTTTTTGGCAGTTTTGGCTGTTTGTAGCGCCCGGGCTTTACGAAAACGAGAAAAAATACGTCATACCCTTCGTGATCTCGGCGACCTTTATGTTTCTCGTTGGCGCGGCGTTTTGCTACTACGTCGTCGTTCCTATCGGCTTTGCATTTCTTATAAATTTCGGCCAACAGCTCTTTTCCGCGATGCTAAATATCGGCGGCTACGTCGGGTTTTTTACGAAACTAGTGATTGCATTCGGTATCGCATTTGAGCTTCCCGTTATCACCTTTTTCCTCGCTAAACTCGGCCTAGTCGATGATAAGATGCTCAAAAACTCCTTCCGCTACGCTATCGTCGTGATTTTTATATTTGCCGCGATCATGACGCCTCCTGATATCCTCAGCCAGTTTTTGATGGCGGTGCCTCTCATCGGTCTTTACGGGCTTTCTATCTTTATAGCCGCCCGCGTAAATCCGGCTAAAAACGAGGAGTCGGAAACCGACGAAGAAAAAGAGGACGAATAGTCATGAAACAAGGTAGGCTAGCCAAATGAGTCAAATTTTAAATCCAAACTCGCTTGACGCCTACGACTACGAGCTACCGCCGGAGCTAATCGCAAATTTCCCGACCTTTCCCAAAGAGGACGCGAGATTGCTAGTCTACGAGCGAGCTAGCGAAAAAATCTCTCATCAAAAATTCGGCGATTTGCCCGAAATTTTACCGCCTTGCGATATTATTTTTAACGATACCAAGGTCGTAAAGGCTAGAATTTTCGGCAAAAAAGATAGCGGCGGCGAAACGGAGCTTTTGCTAAACTCTCCGCTTGCGGACGGTAAATTTAGCGTCTATATAAAAGGCAAAGTCCGCGCGGGCAGCATTTTAAATTTCGGCGAAAATTTGACCGCCGAGGTCTGCGAGCTCTTTGAGGACGGCTCTCGCACGGTCAAATTTAGCCAAAACAGCGAACTTTTGGATACGGCTGCGCTTTATAAAATCCTATCTCGCATCGGTCACGTGCCTCTGCCGCCCTACATCAAACGAAGCGACAACAAAGACGACGAGAGCTGGTATCAAAGCGTGTTTGCTAAAAACGAGGGCGCGGTGGCGGCTCCGACGGCTAGCTTGCACTTTAGCGACGAGATGATCGTGCGCCTAGCCAAAGACCGCGAGATAGCCTACCTCACGCTGCATGTGGGCGCGGGGACGTTTAAGGGCGTGGAGATCGAGGATATCACGCAGCACAAGATGCATGCGGAGTTTTACGATATCCCGCAAGATACGCAAAATTTGATAAACTCAAACAGACCGATCCTAGGCGTAGGCACGACGGTGACGCGCTGCGTAGAGGAGTTTGCCAGAAGCGGCAAGTCTAGCGGCGAGTGCAGACTGTTTTTAAATTTAAACAATAAACCCATCCGCCAAAACTACCTGCTTACGAATTTTCACCTGCCAAAATCGACGCTAATCATGCTAGTAACCAGCTTTGTCGGACTTAGGCAAACTATGCGGATTTACAAAACCGCCGTGGAGCAAAAGTACAAATTTTACTCCTACGGCGACGCGATGCTGGTTATATAGCCGTGAGTTTCGCGTATATTTTCCTGATTTTTGCCGCGCTTTATCTAGCGGTTTTGGGCGGTTGCTATTTTATGGATAAATTTAGAAGGTCAAACGGCGTGATAAAAAAAGAAACTACGCAAAAAAACGGCGCGAGCGAAATCGGCGAATCTAGCGAGACAAATACGCTACCCAAAGTCGATATCGCGGGCGGTTTGCTATTTTTGGCCTCCTCGCTAAACGAGGATGCGCAAAAAAACACGAACTACGTGCTGCTAGACTACGATATCGCCTACCCTAGGCTATTTTACGCGAATATCGCAGCTCTTGCAAAGCTCATCGACGCGATGGCTCAAATTTTCCTTTTAAACGTCTCAAACTCGACCGTTACGATCAAATTTTTACTCTCGAACTACCACAAAAATAACATCAAATTTACCCTTAGCGTCCACTGCGATCACGACTTTTTTACGGTCAAAAGCACGCCTCGCGTAAATATGAACGCGCAAAGCCGTAAATTTTACGAAACGGCAATGGCGCTGGCCGAGCAAAACGGCTCGAGCATCAGATTTGAGTTTGATCACGGCATACGCGCTAGCACCGAGATTTCGCTGCGTCTTTGCGGCGATAAGCTTGATCTCATGAAAAGCTTTAAGATAAAAAATCCCAAAAATTTTAGCGCCCTCGTCGCCGAGCCCAACCCGCACTCATTTAATATCATCAAAAAAGATCTCGAATTTATCGGTATCGACGTGAAGCCGAGCAACGAGTGGAGCATCGTAAAACGCCACATAGAGGATATGATATTTCGCTCAAACGTCGTCTTTATCGAGGAGAGCCTGCTGCGCGAGATAGATGACGCCCTAGCTACGCTTTTGATAGAAAAAAAGATCGCGCTAGTCGTGCTAAAAACCACGAACGCGGCGGTAAATTTAAACCTGAAAATCCGCGTTTGGACGCTAGTTCAGCCCTATCTCTCCGATACTCTGGTGCGTATCTTAAACGAAGCTTACGAATTTGAGACGCAAAACGGGGATAAAATTTAGCTTTTTGAAATTTTACTCGCATTTTTAAAGCTCGCCCAACTGCCCTGCTTCGTTTGATAAGCTCAAATTTGACCCAAAACCTCTACCTCAAAATGATATAATAAGCCCAAATAACGGAGGCTAAAATGAATAAAATAACCTGCATCTGCCTAGGCGTGCAAAGGGCGCAAAGGGTGCTGAAATTTTACAGAGACGGCCTGAGATTTTAAACGTACTGCAAAGAGGACAATCCGCCCGTTTGTTTTTTCAATACGCCGGGGAGCAAATTTGAGCTCTGCCCGCTAGACGCGCTGACGCGAGATATCAACGAAAACGATCCGCCAAAGGACAGCGGATTTGGCGGCATCACGCTAGCCTATAACGTAAAAAACAAAGAGGACGTAGCTAGAGAGCTAGTAAAAAAGGCGGGCGGAACCATCGTCAAGGAGCCCCAAGATGCGTTTTGGGGCGGATACCACGCGTATTTTGCCGATCCGGACGGATACTACTGGGAGGTGGCTTGGGGGCCTAATTTTAAATTTGACGAGGACGGACTACTCAAGTTTTAGAGCAAACGGCGTTAAAGCGAGCTTTATTTTGTACGTTCGCTTGCAACAAAGCTAAAATTTAGCGGCAGCAAAAAGGAAAAATCATGAAAAATATAGTCGTGTATATACACGGTAAAGGCGGAAGCGCGCAAGAAGCGGCCCATTTTCAACAGTTTTTTGCGGATAGCGACGTGCTGGGATTTGATTACGAGGCTCGCGCGCCGTGGGAGGCGAAAGAGGAATTTGCGCCGTTTTTTGAGCCTATCCTTAAAAGCCGCAAATCCGTGACGATTGTCGCAAACAGTATCGGCGCGTTTTTTGCCATGCATGCCTTGCAGGGCATGGAGATAAAAAAGGCGTATTTTATCTCCCCTATCGTAAACATGGAAAATTTGATACTAAACATGCTGTCACGGGCAAACGCGAGCGAGGAGGAGCTGCGAGATAGGGGCGAGCTCGATACGGAATACGGAGAAAAACTTTCGTGGAAATATCTTTGCTACGCCAGAGAGCATCCTATCTGCTGGACGGCGCCGACGCATATTTTATACGGCGAAAAGGACGATCTAACCTCTTTTGAAACGATTTACGAGTTTGCAAACCGAATCAAAGCAACGCTTACCGTCATGAAAAACGGCGAGCATAGGTTCCACACGGCAGAGCAAATGCGTTTTTTAGATGACTGGATACGGCGCTATAGCTGATCGGCGGGCTGTCGTCAGAGTAAATTTGACTCCAAATCGTAACGCGCCTAACCCGCAAGTCAAATTTAACTTGCAAACCCGCAAATTAAGCCGCTTTTAAAATTTTACGTAAAATCTCGGCTAAATTTACAGCCGAGACGTAAATTTGACTCAAATTTACTCACTCTATACGAGGCAACGATCAGCCGAGACGGCCCTAACGTAACTCTGGCGCAAAACTAAAATTTGCCGCCATTTTACCGCGCGCCAAATTTGCTCAAAGTCTCAAATACCGCTTTAAAATAATCATCGCCGCGATGCTATCCAGGCGTCCGTCGCGTCTGCCCTCGGCGTAAATTTCGCTCGCCTCAAAGCTACTCATCGCCTCGTCCTGATAGACCACCTCGCCGTCAAATTCGAGCAGCGACACGAAGTGCTCGATCCGCCGCCGCATCTCATCCTCGCTAGATCCCCCAAGCGGCACGCCCACGACTAGCTTTTTTGCTCCGTATTCGCGCAAAACGGCGCTAACGTCGCGCGCGGCTTGATTGCGATTTTTGCGCAGCACGGGTGTTTGCGGCATCACGGTTTGCCGGACGGCTAGCGCCAAGCCGATACGTTTTAGCCCAACGTCGATGGCCATTATGCTCATTTTCGTCCTTTAGATTTTCTCAAATTTAGCGATAAATTTGACGGCAGACAGGCTCAAATTTGATAGCCACGCTCCGTCAAATTTACAAAATCAAACGTCGCCGAAATGCATTTACCGCCGTCAAGCCGATAAATTTTTACTTCAAATTTTACCGCCGTTTTAACAAAAACTCGCGCGGCGCAAATTTGAGCTCAAAAGCCACTAAATTTTACTCCGCAAATACCGTAAGCCCAGATATTCGCAGCTTGCCTTCGAGTTCATATTCATAAATTTTATCGCCGAATTTTGCCAAAGCTGCATCGAGGCTCGCGCCGTTTTTACAAAATTTTATCACCTCGTCCTCTTGCGCAGGTGCGGGTTTACCGCCGAAACGAAGCGCAAAGGCGTCAAAATCGTTTATCAAATTTGCCGCACCGCTAGCTACTAGCTCGTTTGTCCCATCGCTCTCGCCTAGGCGCTGAGGCAGCGTAAATATCGGCACGCCAAGCTCCTTTGCCATGCGCGCACTTTGCATCGAGCCGCTTTTAGTATCCGCCTGCGCCACGACTAGAGCCTGCGAGAGCGCGACTACGATGCGGTTTCGCTCCAAAAATCTATAAGCAAGCGGCGGCTCATCGGGGGCGTATTCGCTCAGAGCCAGCGCGTTTTGATAGATTTCCTTGATGATTTTGGCGTTGCTTGGCGGGTAGATTTTATTTAGTCCGTTGCCAAAAACCGCGATAGTATGCGGATATGCGCCCTTGTGCGCGGCGATATCTACGCCGATGGCCGCCCCGCTAACTACGCAAACGCCACTGTTTGCCAGCGTCCTAGCCAGCGCCTCTACGCACTGCCTGGTGTAAGCGCTTGCCTTTCTAGAACCCACGATCGAGACCATCGGACGCTCAAGCAGGGCTAAATTTCCCTCGAAATACAGCTTTGCCGGCAGCTTTTTAAGACGCAAAAGGCCGCGCGGAAGCTCGGTTAAAACGTTCAAAAAAGGTCCTTTAGATAAACAACCTCGACCTCTTGCAAGAGTTTTGCGCTTTCTTGTAGGACTTCTAGCGTGTTTTTGTGCGGATGGCCGATTGCGATGGCGTATGAGCGCTTTTTGGCTAGCTCGACGGCATATTTTAGCTGCTTTCGCACAGCAGCTTTGGAGCCGTCGTGATCCAAGAATACGTCGCGCGCGATGTATGGCATAGAGTATTTTTTCGCCGCGCCGTAGACCTTGGTCGGCGAGGTCGTCTTGCTATCGACAAATATCAAATTTTCGTCACGCACCGCCCGCATCATCCTATCCATCGCGGCCGCATCGCTCGTAAATCGGCTGCCCGTGTGGTTGTTGATGTATTTTAGATTCGGAAAGTCTCGCTTGATGTTTTGCAGCTTTTTCGCGATCTTTTCGTAGTCGTCGTCGACCGTGAGAGTGCCTATCTCAGCACCCTTAAAGCCGCCTAGAGCCTGCATGGGCAGGTGGATCATATAAAAGCTAAAGCGCCGCGCCAAAACAGGCGTTTCGGGGTGGGCGGAAGTAGCCGGGAAAAAGGACGGCGTGAGCTTTAGATTGACCGATTTTATCGCGTCTGCTTGGTGCTTGTACGCCACGTCGTCGATGATGATGACTAGGCGCGGTTTGTAGCCCGCTTTTACGGTGGCCTTTATCTCGTTTGCCTCGGTTGCGCTTTTTTTATCCATCTTTTGCGTGTCGGCAAATTTGGCTTTTTCGTTCTTTTTAGACTTTTCTTTTTCGATCTTTTCTTGCTCGTTTTTCTCGGCGCTTTGCGTCGCATTTTCGGCGTCAAATTTCGCCTCGACCTGCCCCGCCTGATCATTTGTGACACTGTTTACGTCGCTAAATTCGATATGGATTTTTTCTTTTTTTAGCGCTTGCTCGAGGGGGTTATTTTGCGCCTGCGACATAGGCGTATCGTCAAAGATCACGGCTTCGGAATTTGCAAAAATATGCGTTCGCTGAGGCGTTTGCGAGGCGTCAAATTTGACGTTAACGCCGCTATTTTGAGCGGATTTAGCAGGCTCGTTTTTAGAGCTTAAATTTGTCAAATTTAGCTCGCCGACCTTTTTGGCATTTGCGCCGTCCAGCTCGGAGGTATCGCGGGATGCTAAATTTACGCTCTCGGGCGAGATTTTATCTTTGGTCGCAGGTGCGCCTTGCCTGCTTTTATCAAATTTAGCCTGCTCGTTTATCAAATTTTGATCGTTTTTTTCTTCAGCTCTAGCTTTTTCGCCGCCGATTTTTATTTTACCTTTAGCATCCGCCTCGTCAAAAAGCGCCTTGATATCGGTCAAATTTGCTCTCGAGTGCACGCCTGAGGCCGCTTGCGCGTCTTTTATGGTGACTTTTTCAGAGCTGTTTGAGGCCGAAAGGCTTGGTTTGTGGCTTAAATTTTGTTTTTGCTCGGACTCGCTTTTATCGCCGAAATACCGCTCGATTTTAGCGATCAGCGCGTTGTCGCTTTTAACCTTTACCCTGACGTCCAGCAGATAAAATGCCCCTGCAATCAAGATACAGGCGATGAGAAAAACGGAAAGTAGTAGCTTTAGTCCGCCGCGCGAGCGCCCCTTTTTGGAGCGCCTTTTCGCGGCTTTTTTTCTAGGTTTCGAGTTCAATTAATTTTTGCTTTGGTCGATGAGTTTGCCCGAGCTGATCCAAGGCATCATGGAGCGTAATTTTTTGCCGGTTTGATTTAGTAGACTTCTTTCGGCGATGCCGCGCTCTGCGTTCATGCGTACGTATCCGGCCTTGCGCTCGAGGATAAAGTCTTTTGCAAATTTACCGTTTTGGATCTCTTTTAGGATTTCTTTCATCGCTTTTTTGCTGTCTTCGCCGATAACGCGCGGTCCGCTCACGTAGTCGCCGTACTCTGCGGTGTTTGAGATAGAGTAACGCATATCCGCCATGCCGCCTTGATACATTAGATCCACGATTAGTTTTAGCTCGTGCAGGCACTCAAAATACGCCATCTCAGGCTCGTATCCCGCATCTACCAGCGTCTCAAAGCCTGCGTTTACCAGCGCACAAAGTCCGCCGCAAAGCACCGCCTGCTCGCCAAAAAGATCGGTTTCAGTCTCGTCTTTAAATGTAGTTTCTATGATACCGGTTCTGCCGCCGCCGATCGCGCTAGCATAGCTTAGAGCTAGTTCTTTTGCTTTTCCGCTTGCGTTTTGCTCTACGGCGATTAGATCAGGGATGCCGCCACCTCGGACAAATTCGCTCCTTACGGTGTGGCCCGGCGCTTTTGGAGCGATCATGATGACGTCGATGCCTTCAGGAGCTTTGATCTGTCCAAAATGCACGTTAAAACCGTGTCCAAAGGCTATCGCGTCGCCATCGTTTAAATTCGGCTTTATATCTCGCTCGAAAATTTCAGCTTGAAGCTCGTCAGGAGTCAGTATCATTATGACGTTTGCGGCCTTTGCGGCTTCGGCTACGGTTTTTACCTCAAAGCCCTTCGCCTCGGCCTTCGCCCAGCTTTTACCGCCCTTTGCTAGACCCACGATCACCTTTACACCGCTATCGCGTAAATTTTCAGCATGCGCGTGTCCTTGCGAACCAAAACCTATCATCGCCACGGTTTTGCTTCTAATCAAGCTTAAATCGCAATCTTTGTCATAGTAAATGCTTACTGCCATATTCTCTCCTTTTAAAAAATTTGCGAGATTATACTATTTAGTCGCTAAAATAAGCTTAACATATGTATTTAAGTTTTTTAAAAAGCCTTTTAGTGTAGAATTGTCACTTACGAAATCTCGATGCAAAGTGTAAAAAATGAATGAATCAATTTATAAACATATAAAGGCTCTTCCGCCGCTTGACGATACGATAATAAAAATTCAAACCGTTTGCTCAAACGACAATAGTTCGCTTAACGACCTATCTCAAATAGTCGAAAAAGACCCGATGTTAACGGCGAATATACTGCGCTCGGCAAACTCTCCTCTTTATGGATTTAGCAGAGAGATTACTACGATATCAAGAGCAGTTACGCTATTTGGCATGGCGACTATACGCGGTTTCGCTCTATCAAGCGCTGTCAAAAAAAGCTTTAAGATAAATTTAGATCCTTACGGTATCACTAGTCAAGATTTTTTAAATATTTCTATAATGCAAAATGCCCTAATGTATAACTGGTATTCGAAAATCAACGCTAGCGAGCTTACCGTTTTAAGCCCCGCCTCGTTTATGTTAGAAGTGGGCAAAATCGTCATCTCAAACGAGCTAAACGAAACAGGCAAAGCTGATGATTTTAAGGCAAAATTAAAAAATATTTCAAGCCCTTTTGATTTATCTGAGCTAGAAAACGAGATCGTCGGTATCTCTAACGAAACCGTAACGGCTAAAATTTTCGAACAATGGAACCTTGAGCCTGAGCTTGTTGACGCGATTTTATACTCAAACAACCCAGACGATGCGCCTGAACACATAAAAAGCTACTCAAAAGCGCTTAAGGTAGTAAAAAATGCTGTCAATATCTTTAACCAACTAAACGACGACAATCTGCAAAATACGTTAATGTGCCTCGACGAATACGGCTTTGCGCAAGATAAATTTTTAGAAGCCGTCGCAAAAGTCAAAGCGAATTTGTGAAAGAATTTTTAACTAAACTACTTGACGGAGCGAGTGAAAAGGAAGTCGCCTCCGCCGATAAAGAAATCCTACGAAATTTACTAAATTTAAACGCCGTAAGCCGCCACAAAGATCGCTACTATCTAAATAACGGCTTTGTTTGCGGCAAACTCGATATAAGCGCGAACGGCACGGGCTTTTTGACGCCATACGACAAACGTTTTAAGCAAGATATAATAATAGAAAATAAAAATTTAAACGCCTCGCACTACGGTGACATCGTACTGGCAAAACTCCTGCCGCTAAAGAAAAAACGCCAAAGTGCCAAGGTCGTGATGACGCTAAAACTCGCCAACGAAACGAGCGTAGTTTATACCAAGCAAATAGGCTCGGTGATCCTTGGCGTAAACGTAAAAACAGCGCTTAGCTCGCCGCTAAAAGCCTCGCAAAAATCGCTAAAAATGCTGCCGCCTGGCACGCTACTAAAAATCGGCAACCTAAATAACGAAATAGTCGAGGTTATCGGCAACATAAACGACCCGCTCAGCGACGAAAAAATTTCGCTCGCCGTATTTAACAAAAATGATGAATTTAACGAAGAGTGCGAAGCCGAAGCGATCGCATGGGGCGACGAGGTCGATCCTACGATGTACCCGCAGCG
This genomic window contains:
- the queA gene encoding tRNA preQ1(34) S-adenosylmethionine ribosyltransferase-isomerase QueA, which gives rise to MSQILNPNSLDAYDYELPPELIANFPTFPKEDARLLVYERASEKISHQKFGDLPEILPPCDIIFNDTKVVKARIFGKKDSGGETELLLNSPLADGKFSVYIKGKVRAGSILNFGENLTAEVCELFEDGSRTVKFSQNSELLDTAALYKILSRIGHVPLPPYIKRSDNKDDESWYQSVFAKNEGAVAAPTASLHFSDEMIVRLAKDREIAYLTLHVGAGTFKGVEIEDITQHKMHAEFYDIPQDTQNLINSNRPILGVGTTVTRCVEEFARSGKSSGECRLFLNLNNKPIRQNYLLTNFHLPKSTLIMLVTSFVGLRQTMRIYKTAVEQKYKFYSYGDAMLVI
- the tatB gene encoding Sec-independent protein translocase protein TatB — protein: MFGMSLPEIIVIAVIAVLFLGPDKLPSAMVEIAKFFKTVKKTVNDAKSSFDQEIKIQELKEDAKKYKESIAKTTETVRKKLTFEELDELKKGVNDVASGITDGLNDVKKSVEAVKNPGEAVKNAVLGDNEKKEA
- the tatC gene encoding twin-arginine translocase subunit TatC, encoding MFEELKPHLVELRKRLFISVMTVIVMFVVCFSFWNQILDFIIAPLQNTLPDNQKMVFLEVQEPFFVAMKVAFFTGFLLSLPIIFWQFWLFVAPGLYENEKKYVIPFVISATFMFLVGAAFCYYVVVPIGFAFLINFGQQLFSAMLNIGGYVGFFTKLVIAFGIAFELPVITFFLAKLGLVDDKMLKNSFRYAIVVIFIFAAIMTPPDILSQFLMAVPLIGLYGLSIFIAARVNPAKNEESETDEEKEDE
- a CDS encoding divergent polysaccharide deacetylase family protein; its protein translation is MNSKPRKKAAKRRSKKGRSRGGLKLLLSVFLIACILIAGAFYLLDVRVKVKSDNALIAKIERYFGDKSESEQKQNLSHKPSLSASNSSEKVTIKDAQAASGVHSRANLTDIKALFDEADAKGKIKIGGEKARAEEKNDQNLINEQAKFDKSRQGAPATKDKISPESVNLASRDTSELDGANAKKVGELNLTNLSSKNEPAKSAQNSGVNVKFDASQTPQRTHIFANSEAVIFDDTPMSQAQNNPLEQALKKEKIHIEFSDVNSVTNDQAGQVEAKFDAENATQSAEKNEQEKIEKEKSKKNEKAKFADTQKMDKKSATEANEIKATVKAGYKPRLVIIIDDVAYKHQADAIKSVNLKLTPSFFPATSAHPETPVLARRFSFYMIHLPMQALGGFKGAEIGTLTVDDDYEKIAKKLQNIKRDFPNLKYINNHTGSRFTSDAAAMDRMMRAVRDENLIFVDSKTTSPTKVYGAAKKYSMPYIARDVFLDHDGSKAAVRKQLKYAVELAKKRSYAIAIGHPHKNTLEVLQESAKLLQEVEVVYLKDLF
- the ilvC gene encoding ketol-acid reductoisomerase, translating into MAVSIYYDKDCDLSLIRSKTVAMIGFGSQGHAHAENLRDSGVKVIVGLAKGGKSWAKAEAKGFEVKTVAEAAKAANVIMILTPDELQAEIFERDIKPNLNDGDAIAFGHGFNVHFGQIKAPEGIDVIMIAPKAPGHTVRSEFVRGGGIPDLIAVEQNASGKAKELALSYASAIGGGRTGIIETTFKDETETDLFGEQAVLCGGLCALVNAGFETLVDAGYEPEMAYFECLHELKLIVDLMYQGGMADMRYSISNTAEYGDYVSGPRVIGEDSKKAMKEILKEIQNGKFAKDFILERKAGYVRMNAERGIAERSLLNQTGKKLRSMMPWISSGKLIDQSKN
- a CDS encoding HDOD domain-containing protein, which codes for MNESIYKHIKALPPLDDTIIKIQTVCSNDNSSLNDLSQIVEKDPMLTANILRSANSPLYGFSREITTISRAVTLFGMATIRGFALSSAVKKSFKINLDPYGITSQDFLNISIMQNALMYNWYSKINASELTVLSPASFMLEVGKIVISNELNETGKADDFKAKLKNISSPFDLSELENEIVGISNETVTAKIFEQWNLEPELVDAILYSNNPDDAPEHIKSYSKALKVVKNAVNIFNQLNDDNLQNTLMCLDEYGFAQDKFLEAVAKVKANL
- a CDS encoding alpha/beta hydrolase, with translation MKNIVVYIHGKGGSAQEAAHFQQFFADSDVLGFDYEARAPWEAKEEFAPFFEPILKSRKSVTIVANSIGAFFAMHALQGMEIKKAYFISPIVNMENLILNMLSRANASEEELRDRGELDTEYGEKLSWKYLCYAREHPICWTAPTHILYGEKDDLTSFETIYEFANRIKATLTVMKNGEHRFHTAEQMRFLDDWIRRYS
- the dprA gene encoding DNA-processing protein DprA; this translates as MNVLTELPRGLLRLKKLPAKLYFEGNLALLERPMVSIVGSRKASAYTRQCVEALARTLANSGVCVVSGAAIGVDIAAHKGAYPHTIAVFGNGLNKIYPPSNAKIIKEIYQNALALSEYAPDEPPLAYRFLERNRIVVALSQALVVAQADTKSGSMQSARMAKELGVPIFTLPQRLGESDGTNELVASGAANLINDFDAFALRFGGKPAPAQEDEVIKFCKNGASLDAALAKFGDKIYEYELEGKLRISGLTVFAE
- the ruvX gene encoding Holliday junction resolvase RuvX, producing the protein MSIMAIDVGLKRIGLALAVRQTVMPQTPVLRKNRNQAARDVSAVLREYGAKKLVVGVPLGGSSEDEMRRRIEHFVSLLEFDGEVVYQDEAMSSFEASEIYAEGRRDGRLDSIAAMIILKRYLRL